The Verrucomicrobiales bacterium genome has a segment encoding these proteins:
- a CDS encoding ABC transporter permease, protein MIRALLRPWTWTMAWRESRQRRRRLALFGSSIVLGIAALTAIGSLRDQINQSIEVQAKSLLGADLVLAGRSRFGVEEEALFRSIGGEQAREVDFSSMVIFPASRGTRLVQVRVIEGDFPFYGELESLPPGSLDRWRETGGALVEESLLAQFQAQVGDDLRVGDLSLKVVGRLQRVPGDSMAFTTLAPRVYLRKSDLARGNLLREGSLARYKVYFRLAPGESAEAWAKQLKPELDRLRLGHTTVEKRQEDLGDSMENLANFLSLIGFVALLLGGIGVSSAIHTHIREKLPGVAMLRCLGASQAQTFSIYLAQAMALGVLASLVGVILGLATERVLPWVMGDFLQLKIDSSLNLWRGLQGLLLGTVFCLIFALLPLLAVRRTSPLAALRLAAGSEGGRRVPWDAVAVYLLILFAAGTFAVQHTQKWRHGIGFAVGLLAAFALLASLARGLMLAARAIAPRFLPFAGRQGVANLHRPNNRTTLLMLSLGLGTFVLLTLYLAQNTLLTQLIKDRGSDRPNTIFFDIQPDQQAGVTELLQSRGIPLMEQAPIVTMRLSKLKERTVDELLADTNRVVAKWALRREYRSTWRAELANSESLVVGSWHPPFDPSREFIPVSVEEGIARELGVGLGDELVFDLQGVPLSTRVASLRKVDWRRMQPNFFVVFPPGSLEGAPAFHVFVTRTKSAEESAEIQRSVVERFPNVSAIDLTLVLNTLDAILSKVSLALRFMALFTVATGLLVLAGAVLVSRHQRMKESVLLRTLGASRAQLQRILVWEYASLGFLAGSTGTVLAIAASWALAHFVFRTSYLLSVLPILIAPLSVALLTVVTGLLSSRTASELPPLELLREEAS, encoded by the coding sequence ATGATTCGTGCCTTGCTGCGGCCCTGGACGTGGACGATGGCCTGGCGCGAAAGCCGGCAGCGCCGCCGCAGGCTGGCTCTTTTCGGCAGCTCCATCGTTTTGGGCATAGCGGCGCTCACAGCGATTGGCTCGCTGCGAGATCAGATTAACCAATCGATTGAAGTTCAGGCTAAATCCTTGCTCGGAGCGGACTTGGTCCTCGCTGGGCGCAGTCGGTTCGGGGTGGAGGAGGAGGCGTTGTTTAGGTCGATCGGTGGGGAGCAGGCCCGGGAGGTCGATTTCTCCTCCATGGTTATTTTTCCAGCCTCCCGTGGTACCCGATTGGTTCAGGTGCGCGTCATCGAGGGTGATTTTCCTTTTTACGGAGAGCTGGAATCCTTGCCCCCGGGTAGCCTGGATCGTTGGCGTGAGACGGGAGGGGCTCTAGTCGAGGAGAGTCTGCTGGCTCAATTCCAGGCGCAGGTTGGTGATGATCTGAGAGTGGGGGATCTTTCACTCAAAGTGGTGGGGCGCTTACAGCGCGTCCCTGGGGACTCCATGGCCTTCACCACCCTGGCTCCTCGGGTCTATCTACGGAAGAGCGATCTGGCCCGGGGAAACTTGCTTAGGGAAGGTAGCTTGGCTCGATATAAGGTCTATTTTCGACTGGCACCTGGAGAGTCTGCGGAGGCGTGGGCTAAGCAGCTCAAACCGGAGCTCGATCGGCTGCGACTGGGTCATACCACCGTTGAGAAACGGCAGGAGGACCTCGGTGACTCCATGGAGAATCTGGCGAACTTTTTGAGCCTGATTGGGTTCGTTGCTCTCCTGTTAGGCGGTATCGGGGTGTCCAGTGCCATCCATACCCACATTCGTGAGAAACTTCCCGGTGTCGCGATGCTGCGCTGCCTCGGGGCTTCCCAGGCGCAAACATTCTCCATCTATCTGGCGCAGGCCATGGCTCTGGGCGTGCTGGCTTCTTTGGTGGGTGTGATCCTGGGTCTGGCAACCGAGCGAGTTTTGCCCTGGGTAATGGGAGATTTCCTCCAGTTGAAGATAGATTCCTCACTGAACCTGTGGCGCGGGCTTCAGGGACTGTTGCTGGGGACTGTTTTCTGTTTAATCTTCGCCCTCTTGCCTCTGCTGGCCGTGCGTCGCACCTCCCCGCTGGCGGCCTTACGCTTGGCCGCCGGCAGCGAAGGAGGAAGGCGCGTCCCCTGGGACGCAGTGGCGGTCTACCTTCTAATCCTATTCGCTGCCGGCACGTTTGCGGTTCAGCACACTCAAAAGTGGCGACATGGTATCGGGTTTGCCGTCGGTTTGCTGGCGGCGTTTGCTCTCCTGGCTTCACTAGCGCGCGGACTGATGCTTGCGGCGCGGGCGATAGCGCCGCGCTTTCTCCCCTTTGCGGGGAGGCAGGGGGTCGCGAATCTGCATCGCCCCAACAATCGCACCACCCTCCTCATGCTCTCCCTGGGCTTGGGCACGTTCGTGCTCCTGACTTTGTACCTCGCCCAAAACACGCTGCTGACGCAGCTGATTAAGGATCGGGGGTCGGATCGCCCAAACACAATCTTCTTTGACATTCAGCCTGATCAACAAGCAGGGGTCACAGAATTACTTCAAAGCCGGGGCATTCCCTTAATGGAACAGGCTCCCATTGTTACCATGCGCCTTTCCAAGCTGAAGGAGAGGACTGTGGATGAGTTGCTGGCCGATACGAATCGTGTGGTGGCGAAGTGGGCTCTGAGGAGGGAATACCGCTCGACGTGGAGGGCCGAGTTGGCCAATTCCGAGAGTCTGGTGGTGGGATCCTGGCATCCCCCCTTCGATCCCTCGCGGGAGTTCATCCCGGTATCGGTCGAGGAGGGGATTGCTCGAGAGCTGGGTGTCGGTCTCGGAGACGAATTGGTCTTTGATCTCCAGGGCGTGCCTTTGAGCACCCGGGTTGCTAGCCTCCGCAAGGTGGATTGGCGGCGCATGCAGCCCAACTTTTTTGTCGTCTTCCCGCCCGGGTCTTTGGAAGGGGCGCCGGCGTTTCATGTGTTTGTGACCCGCACCAAGTCCGCGGAAGAATCAGCCGAGATTCAAAGGAGTGTTGTGGAGCGGTTTCCCAATGTTTCGGCAATCGACCTGACCTTGGTGCTGAACACCCTGGACGCGATCCTCAGCAAGGTTTCGCTGGCGTTGCGTTTCATGGCGCTTTTTACGGTGGCAACGGGGCTGTTGGTCTTAGCTGGGGCGGTGCTGGTGAGTCGGCATCAGCGCATGAAGGAATCCGTACTGCTCCGGACCTTGGGCGCTTCGCGGGCCCAGCTGCAGCGGATTCTGGTGTGGGAATACGCCAGCCTCGGGTTCCTGGCCGGCTCCACGGGGACCGTTTTGGCGATCGCTGCATCCTGGGCGCTGGCCCACTTCGTTTTTCGAACCTCCTACCTGCTCTCGGTGCTGCCGATCTTGATTGCTCCGCTAAGTGTCGCTTTACTGACAGTAGTTACTGGACTGCTCAGCAGTCGAACCGCATCGGAGCTTCCGCCGCTCGAGCTGTTGCGGGAGGAGGCTTCCTAG
- the lpxA gene encoding acyl-ACP--UDP-N-acetylglucosamine O-acyltransferase, giving the protein MSLIHPTATIDARATLDPSVQVGPYVVIDAHVTVGPGCRIGPHVHLTGHTTIGANNLFHSGAVIGDAPQDLKYDGAPTRLTIGDNNVFREHTTVHRSNKLADATRIGHSNFLMANSHIGHNTILGDHNIIANGALIAGHVTVMDRAFISGNCLVHQFVRVGTLSLMQGGSAISKDLPPFAIARGDNRICGLNIIGLRRAGFTPEQRLELKRLYHLLFRRGNQLRAAVDEASIAFQSPAAQQLLDFVKATRRGVCADRSRRPDSPEEND; this is encoded by the coding sequence ATGAGCCTTATTCATCCGACGGCTACTATCGATGCGCGTGCGACGCTGGATCCTTCGGTTCAGGTGGGTCCCTATGTCGTGATCGATGCTCATGTCACCGTGGGGCCAGGGTGCCGAATCGGACCGCACGTACACCTCACCGGCCATACAACCATCGGAGCCAACAACCTCTTTCATTCGGGGGCTGTGATCGGGGATGCCCCGCAGGATTTGAAGTACGACGGCGCACCCACCAGGCTCACCATTGGAGACAATAACGTCTTCCGCGAGCACACCACCGTTCACCGCTCCAACAAGCTGGCGGATGCGACACGCATCGGCCACTCGAACTTTCTGATGGCAAATAGCCATATCGGCCACAACACGATTCTCGGTGACCACAACATCATCGCCAACGGGGCACTCATCGCCGGGCATGTCACCGTCATGGATCGCGCGTTCATTTCCGGAAATTGTCTAGTTCACCAGTTCGTGAGGGTCGGTACGCTGTCACTCATGCAGGGAGGCTCGGCGATCAGCAAAGACCTACCCCCGTTCGCCATCGCGAGGGGCGACAACCGGATTTGCGGACTGAACATCATCGGGCTAAGGCGCGCCGGCTTCACTCCCGAACAGAGACTGGAGCTCAAGCGTCTGTACCACCTACTTTTCCGCAGGGGCAACCAGCTCAGGGCGGCTGTTGACGAAGCCTCTATTGCATTCCAAAGCCCGGCCGCCCAGCAGCTCTTGGACTTTGTGAAAGCGACACGCCGAGGAGTTTGTGCGGACAGAAGCCGCCGACCGGATTCCCCGGAAGAAAACGACTGA
- a CDS encoding aspartate carbamoyltransferase catalytic subunit, whose amino-acid sequence MSWTRKHLLDIQSLSSAEINAVLDTARAFKAVGERAIKKVPALRGKTVVNLFIEPSTRTRISFELAALRLTADIINFTAEASSLKKGESLKDTAKNLEALNADIIIIRHSATGAPHFLSRFLKGSVINAGDGAHEHPTQALLDVFTIREHKGKIEGLNVTILGDILYSRVARSNIWALLKLGAKVTLCGPSTLVPKVFEEMGCQVTYDVNAAIENADVINLLRIQHERQRKTMFPSIGEYSTLFGLSRARFARTKPDVLIMHPGPINRGVEINSEVADCGRSVILEQVTNGLAIRMAVLFLVNGGKGPLEVAH is encoded by the coding sequence ATGAGCTGGACTCGAAAACATCTTCTGGATATCCAATCGCTTTCGTCGGCAGAGATCAACGCGGTCCTGGATACCGCTCGCGCCTTCAAAGCTGTGGGTGAGCGTGCCATTAAGAAAGTGCCTGCACTCCGGGGTAAGACGGTGGTGAATTTGTTTATCGAGCCCTCCACCCGCACTCGAATCAGTTTCGAGCTCGCGGCTCTGCGCCTTACCGCCGACATCATTAATTTCACTGCGGAGGCTTCCTCGCTCAAGAAGGGCGAGAGCCTAAAGGACACCGCGAAGAACCTCGAGGCGCTCAATGCGGACATCATCATTATTCGACATAGCGCTACCGGTGCCCCGCACTTCTTGAGCCGCTTCTTGAAAGGCAGTGTGATCAACGCTGGAGATGGAGCCCATGAACATCCTACTCAGGCGCTGCTCGATGTGTTCACGATACGTGAGCATAAAGGAAAGATTGAAGGCCTGAACGTCACCATTCTTGGGGACATCTTGTACAGCCGCGTAGCTCGATCCAACATCTGGGCGCTCCTGAAATTAGGCGCCAAGGTCACTCTTTGTGGCCCGAGTACCTTGGTTCCCAAAGTTTTCGAGGAGATGGGCTGCCAGGTGACCTATGATGTCAATGCGGCTATTGAGAACGCCGATGTCATCAACCTGCTTCGAATTCAGCACGAGCGACAGCGCAAGACGATGTTTCCCAGCATCGGTGAGTATAGCACACTCTTTGGTCTCTCTCGTGCGCGCTTTGCTCGGACCAAACCGGATGTGCTGATTATGCATCCCGGGCCCATCAATCGCGGGGTGGAGATTAATAGCGAGGTGGCCGATTGTGGTCGGTCGGTGATTTTGGAACAGGTCACCAATGGCCTCGCCATACGCATGGCGGTGCTGTTTCTGGTCAATGGTGGAAAGGGGCCCTTGGAGGTGGCTCACTGA
- a CDS encoding ABC transporter ATP-binding protein, translating into MLRVERLSKTYASSHGTLTVLSEVSFSLCAGDSCAIVGPSGSGKTTLLGLAAGLDRPSTGDVWLGGTLLSSLDEDGRARIRNESVGFIFQSFQLLPTLTAWENVMIPLELRGTADAAGPARALLERVGLGARLDHYPSQLSGGEQQRVAIARAFVNRPKVLFADEPTGNLDHATAQQIVEMLFELNAGEKTALVLVTHDRELAARAGQMIRLRGGKVVGSE; encoded by the coding sequence GTGCTCCGCGTGGAGCGATTGTCCAAAACCTATGCCTCCAGCCATGGGACGCTCACTGTGCTCAGCGAGGTGAGTTTTTCGCTCTGCGCCGGTGACTCCTGTGCCATTGTCGGCCCTTCAGGCAGCGGCAAGACCACCTTGCTGGGATTGGCCGCCGGCCTCGATCGCCCAAGCACCGGTGACGTATGGTTGGGCGGGACTCTCCTGAGCTCTCTGGACGAGGATGGGCGTGCCCGCATCCGAAACGAAAGTGTTGGGTTTATTTTTCAGAGCTTTCAGCTGCTTCCGACTCTCACCGCCTGGGAAAATGTGATGATCCCGTTGGAGCTTCGGGGCACTGCTGATGCCGCGGGTCCGGCTCGCGCGCTGCTGGAGAGGGTGGGGCTGGGAGCTCGGTTGGATCACTATCCTTCCCAACTCTCTGGAGGGGAGCAACAGCGCGTGGCCATCGCCCGGGCCTTTGTGAATCGCCCGAAGGTCCTGTTTGCTGATGAACCGACCGGCAACCTGGATCATGCCACCGCTCAGCAGATCGTGGAAATGCTTTTCGAGCTCAACGCAGGCGAGAAAACCGCGCTCGTTTTGGTGACTCATGATCGGGAGCTTGCCGCCCGTGCGGGACAGATGATCCGGTTGCGTGGAGGAAAGGTGGTAGGCTCCGAATGA
- a CDS encoding DUF2786 domain-containing protein — protein MNPRFPSEPAESPPLLVEIASFWRHYNWCYLGERLTQPSFRLDGAATRLGAWHRETRMISLSEAHVLRDPWMGVMETLRHEMAHQYVDEILGGDDPAPHGPKFKEACQLLRVSPHASGNGGEVTPVVGGILEGDNPIREKISKLLSLATSSNEHEAQLAMEKARYLLLKYNLSLQDVGEAGSRYGVRQLGRPRSRVQRYENAIASLLRDFFFVEVIWDRGYDPLSQKRGTFLKIHGTKLNLDMAEYVAAFLENLLPQLWRAHQRAVGLRSNAGRLHYYWGVVVGFSEKLRGQTDRLAREQALVWKQDPRLTEFYRYVHPRTIARQSAAVRVHGTFQDGVQDGRQVRLNRPVGNSSSGVVRGLLS, from the coding sequence ATGAACCCGCGGTTCCCTTCAGAACCTGCTGAAAGTCCGCCGCTCCTGGTCGAGATAGCCTCGTTTTGGCGTCACTACAATTGGTGCTATCTGGGGGAAAGACTGACGCAACCCAGTTTTCGTCTCGATGGTGCTGCCACTCGCCTGGGTGCCTGGCATCGTGAGACGCGGATGATCTCGCTCTCAGAGGCGCACGTTCTTCGTGATCCCTGGATGGGGGTCATGGAGACTCTTCGCCACGAGATGGCGCATCAATACGTGGATGAGATTTTGGGCGGCGATGACCCGGCTCCTCATGGTCCTAAGTTTAAAGAGGCCTGTCAGCTGCTTCGGGTGAGTCCTCACGCATCAGGCAACGGCGGAGAGGTCACGCCGGTCGTCGGTGGCATCCTGGAGGGCGACAACCCGATTCGGGAAAAGATCTCGAAGCTCCTGTCACTTGCCACCAGCTCCAATGAGCATGAAGCTCAGCTGGCCATGGAGAAGGCTCGCTATCTTCTGCTGAAGTACAATCTATCGCTCCAGGATGTGGGTGAGGCTGGCTCTCGCTATGGTGTGCGTCAACTGGGACGACCTCGAAGTCGGGTGCAGCGCTACGAAAATGCCATCGCGAGTTTGCTGCGGGACTTCTTTTTCGTGGAGGTCATTTGGGATCGAGGTTACGATCCGCTTTCTCAGAAGCGGGGGACTTTTTTGAAAATCCACGGAACGAAACTCAATCTCGACATGGCGGAGTATGTTGCGGCTTTCCTGGAGAACCTGCTTCCTCAGCTGTGGCGAGCGCACCAAAGAGCGGTGGGGCTGCGTTCCAATGCCGGCCGACTACACTACTACTGGGGTGTGGTGGTGGGTTTCTCCGAGAAGCTTCGCGGGCAAACGGATCGGTTGGCTCGGGAGCAGGCACTAGTCTGGAAGCAAGACCCTCGATTGACAGAGTTTTACCGATATGTTCATCCGCGAACCATCGCCCGACAATCGGCCGCAGTCCGGGTTCATGGCACTTTCCAGGATGGGGTTCAAGATGGGCGACAGGTTCGACTGAATCGTCCCGTCGGAAATTCCAGTTCCGGCGTGGTCCGTGGGCTTCTGAGTTAG
- the pyrR gene encoding bifunctional pyr operon transcriptional regulator/uracil phosphoribosyltransferase PyrR, which translates to MDFHSGAFSFLLPPVTTSATILMTGQAMQRALARIAHEIAERNEDGRQVILAGVPRGGALLATRLAKLLEGIWQHPVEYGSLDVSMHRDDLDQQGVMVVHATDLPSDINGKTVVIVDDVLFSGRTARAALDALHDLGRPHRIQLAVLIDRGHRELPIKPDFVGKNVPTARQERVDVCFLEEHGQDSVHLHRLSPP; encoded by the coding sequence ATGGATTTCCATTCCGGTGCTTTTTCATTTTTACTGCCACCCGTGACGACGAGCGCCACCATACTCATGACCGGACAAGCGATGCAGCGAGCCTTGGCGCGTATTGCCCACGAGATCGCCGAACGAAATGAAGATGGTCGACAAGTCATCTTGGCAGGCGTCCCTCGAGGCGGGGCGTTGCTCGCTACTCGCTTGGCGAAGCTATTGGAAGGCATTTGGCAACATCCCGTGGAATACGGAAGCTTGGATGTAAGCATGCATCGTGATGACCTTGATCAACAAGGGGTTATGGTCGTGCATGCCACTGACTTGCCCTCGGACATCAATGGCAAGACCGTGGTCATCGTGGATGATGTCCTCTTCAGTGGTCGCACGGCGCGCGCGGCTCTGGACGCACTTCACGATCTGGGACGGCCGCATCGAATTCAGTTGGCTGTTCTGATTGACCGAGGGCACCGGGAACTGCCGATCAAGCCTGATTTCGTTGGCAAAAACGTTCCTACCGCCCGGCAGGAGCGGGTGGACGTGTGTTTTCTTGAAGAACACGGTCAGGACTCCGTTCATTTGCATCGTTTATCTCCCCCATGA